A single genomic interval of Suncus etruscus isolate mSunEtr1 chromosome 10, mSunEtr1.pri.cur, whole genome shotgun sequence harbors:
- the LOC126020480 gene encoding ETS translocation variant 3-like protein, which yields MHCGCWAEGVPAAVTTNSSWISGLAFPDWAYKAESSPGSRQIQLWHFILELLQKEEFRHVIAWQQGEYGEFVIKDPDEVARLWGRRKCKPQMNYDKLSRALRYYYNKRILHKTKGKRFTYKFNFSKLIVVNYPLWEVRAPPAPHLLLAAPALFRPALVPMGTQSELLHSMLFTQLSAPRNPQDPLLASGEKKERSSGVHRLGTALGPCRLGPCCQLEHPQNQLPSFPPLTPPFPAPLPSHWTCLPRPFLPSLPQDQQSLGTSKLHSLLPEPRCPPAAWHLQGLSLRAGLGQGTREKLQPLSLRSDGLQVKPDPMVEIQGHLDPGADFSETQRHMRREESPVPLRLENLKAMWSLDPP from the exons ATGCACTGTGGGTGCTGGGCAGAAGGTGTCCCTGCCGCCGTGACCACAAACAGCTCCTGGATCTCAG GCTTGGCCTTCCCGGACTGGGCCTACAAGGCGGAGTCGTCCCCGGGCTCCCGGCAGATTCAGCTGTGGCACTTCATCCTGGAGTTGCTGCAGAAGGAAGAGTTCCGCCATGTCATCGCCTGGCAGCAGGGAGAGTATGGGGAGTTCGTCATCAAGGACCCAGACGAGGTGGCCCGCCTCTGGGGCCGCAGGAAGTGCAAACCACAGATGAATTATGACAAGCTGAGCCGGGCCCTCAG ATACTACTACAACAAGAGGATCCTGCACAAGACCAAAGGCAAAAGGTTCACATATAAGTTCAACTTCAGCAAACTCATCGTGGTCAACTATCCTCTGTGGGAAGTGCGGGCACCGCCAGCACCCcacttgctcctggcagctccCGCCCTATTCCGGCCAGCCCTGGTGCCCATGGGCACACAGAGTGAG CTCCTTCACAGCATGCTGTTCACTCAGTTGTCTGCACCACGCAACCCCCAAGATCCACTGTTGGCCTCcggggaaaagaaggaaagaagcagTGGTGTCCACC gACTTGGCACTGCCCTGGGACCCTGCCGGCTTGGCCCCTGCTGCCAATTGGAGCATCCTCAAAATCAGCTGCCCAGCTTTCCCCCTCTCACACCTCCCTTCCCAGCTCCACTTCCCTCTCACTGGACCTGCCTCCCTAGGCCTTTTCTGCCCTCTCTTCCCCAAGACCAGCAGTCCCTGGGAACCTCCAAACTGCACTCTCTACTCCCTGAACCCAGATGTCCCCCAGCAGCCTGGCATCTTCAGGGGCTTTCTCTGAGGGCCGGACTGGGGCAAGGGACTAGGGAGAAGCTCCAGCCTTTGTCCCTCAGGTCTGATGGCCTACAGGTCAAGCCTGACCCCATGGTGGAGATTCAGGGCCACTTGGATCCTGGGGCTGATTTCTCTGAGACCCAAAGACACATGAGGAGGGAGGAGAGCCCTGTACCCCTCAGGCTGGAGAACTTGAAAGCAATGTGGTCATTGGATCCTCCCTAA